Genomic DNA from Microbacterium sp. NC79:
CCAGCTTGCGGGGGCAGAGGGCATCACTTTGGATGCTCAACGCGCAAAGCAAATCATTGACGCCACCGGCGGGTGGGCGGCAGCGGTGCACGCCGCAATTCGTTCGGCCTCACGTGACGACGACTGGGTTGCTGGTCTTGCCGAGCGCCTGTTGGACGAAGTTCGAACGCACCCCGGTTACGGGGCCCTGCGCGTTCTTGGGCTCGCCGACTCGATCGCACCGCATGACGTCATGGAGCTGGGGCTCGGTGACGTGGCGGACGACATCGTGAATGAGCTGGTCTTGCGTGGAGTCGCGACTCGCGATGAGCGGAAAGTGGCCTTGCAGCCGATCATTCGGTTCGCATTGCAGACCGAGTTTGAAGCTCAAGCACCGCAAGAGTTCAAAGAGGCGCACCGCCAATGGGCTCGCCACCGGCTTCGTCACGATGTAGCGCGAGCGGCATACGCGCATGCCGTCGCTTCGGAAGATTGGCCGCTCGCTGCCCGAGCGTACCGCCGCTATCTCCTCGCGATCACGGAGAGGGAACGCCGGCCGGCTACACGACCGATTCCTTCCGCGGCTCTGCGAGCACAACCGATTCTGCGTTTCGCGGTTGCCCTCGACGATCTATCAAACGGGCGTCGTGCTCGAGCGTTGCAAGGATTTGCCGCAATGCTTGCTGTCGCGCAGGGGCGCCAGCTCGCGCACCGTACCGCGACGATTGATGACATCTGGATCCGTACGCTCGTCATGGTCAGCTTGCGACTTCTCGGGCAGCACGAAATGGCTCGTTCTGCGTTGCGCGGGTTGACCCGTATGGCGCACAGCATCGATGACCGCGATGAAGAAATTGTCGAGGGCCGCTCGAAGCTTCTCACGCAGGGTGCCACGACGCTCATCCTGTCCGGGCACCTGACGGAGGCCTCCGATCACCTAGAAGAAGCGGGACTCACTCCGCTTATCGGACGGCCGCCGCTGGAACGCGCCCGCGTTCTGAGCATGATCGCGATGGTGGATGCGCTTCGGGGAGACATCAGGACGGCCTCTGCCGCACTGGCCGAATGTGATGCGCTCAGCCTGCCCACGGGCCTCGGCGACTCATATACCGGGCTCCCGGCGATGGTCGCGGGCGCTCTGGTGGCTTTGGAACGCGGCGATTGGGCAACGGCAGACGCGTTTTTGCGCAGGACCGACACGCACGCCCCGACAACAGAGTTCTGGGCTGTTCTCCTGCAAGCCGGAACCATGCTGGAGTGGCACCGCCAGGGCGCCCCGGCAGCCCTCGGCTATTTGGAACAAGGCATGGAACAGCATGTGCACCGAGGCACACAAAGCCCGTTCGCCACGCACACGCTGCACGTCTTACGAATTACTCTGCTCATCGCTGTCGGGCGATTCGTCGAGGCGAAGGAGGCTCTCGCCGGCGTGCCGCAACGGCGTTCGCGTCGCTGGACGCTGATGAAGGCCTACAGTGAGTTGTTTTCCGGTGACCCGAATCGTGCGAACGCGCTCGCCGTCAGCAGTCTCCGTCAGGCGGACACCCCTCGCGAGCGAATCGCGCTCCTTGTGATTGCAGCCGCAGCGTCGCACCGCGTTGGTGACACGACGATGAGTGCGCGCTATGCGGCCTCAGCGAGCGCGGAGGCTCGAAAGTTCCAACTGTGGCAGGTGCTGACGCTTATCCCGAAGCCGGAAGCGGCGATCCTCTTTGCGGGGGAGAGCGATGTGCTCGATGCCATTCGACACTCTCGCACCTTTCCGCTCGCAGCGGCGTCTTTGGGGGTGTTGTCGGCGCGCGAGCTTGTGGTTCTCCGCCAGCTCATTGACGACGCGACGATTGAACAGATCGCGAAGGATCTGTCCGTCTCGAGAAACACGGTGAAGAGCCAGCTGCGTGCGGTTTATCGCAAACTGGGCGTCAACAATCGAGCAGAGGCAGTCAGTGAGGCGCGCCGTCTCCACCTGCTGTAGGCCACAACGATCGTCTCCTGGGTGGACGACAGGGTGAATATCCCAACACCTACACACGGCCCGTTGCAGAGTCGGTAGAAATGACGTGGCGGCACATGTTGCGCCTGACCCCGATCTCCAACGGGCTGGCGCGTATCGGAGCGTTGTGCTTGATCCCACCCGGCTGCGCCTGTGACCCGTGTTCTCCGCTGCACACACGGGCGCAGCCACTCAGCCCCTGGTTCCGCTTCAACCACCGTTCTGCACGTTGAGGTGTGACTGGTGTGACTGGTGTGACTGGTGTGACTGGAGTTGCTGGAGTTGCTGATGGGGCACTTTTTGCGTGCGTACCGATGTGAGTCGTGCATAACGGTCGTTGTTGGGAGCGGAACCAGGGGTGTGGGAAGGGCGGATGGCCGTTACGTCGGATTTGGCGGCCGAAAGGGTCGAAATGGGCCGAGTAAATCCTGCAGATGGGTTTTGTTCCTGCATAACGGTTATCGAGTGGGCGGAGCCACGCTACGACGCGAGAGGGTGCGGAACCACGGCGTGAGTGGGGCGGTGCGGAACCAGGGGTGCGGGCCAGGGACGGGCGGAACCACGCGGAGCGTTCCGGATCGGCACATCGCTACGCTGGATTCATGTCATTCGACGATCAGAGCACGTACCAGGTTCGGGCCGAGTGGGGTGTTGCGGGGCTTCGCCGCCTCGCTCCCGCCGACATCGTGATCGTCGTTGACGCCCTCCGCTTCACGACCACGGTGACCGATCGTGTCGCCGCTGGTGACGTGGTTCCGCTCGACGACGACGCCTTCGCGGTGTCGATCAACGGCGCGGTCGTCGCGGCGGCGGCAGCTGACACCGGAGCGATCGTGCTCGCCGGCTCACTTCGCAACGCCAAGGCCGTTGCCGATGCGGTGCTCGCGATTCAACACGAGCGCGCTGCGCGCACGTCGATCGCCGTAATCGCGTGTGGTGAGCGGGTTTCGCGCGACAGCGCTGAGGTGCGGTTTGCCGTCGAAGACCAGCTCGCCGCCGGTGCCATCATCTCGGCCTTGAGCGACCTTGGCATCGACCACACGTCACCCGACGCCGCCGTCATGGGTGAGGGGGCGCGTGCCCTCAGCAGGGCCTGCGTTCACCTGTTCTTGGCGAGCGCCTCGGGCCGCGAACTCGTCGAGATGGGCCGCCGCGATGAGGTGGTCAGCGCGGCTACACGCGATGCGATCGACGCCGTCGCTATCTTGCGCGACGGCGTTTTCGAAGCCCTCGTCACCAACTAGCCGGTGCTTCGCCGCGGACTCAGCCCCGTGGCGCCGCGACACCGAGGCTAGAACAGGGATTCGCCGTGGTACGTGGGTTGCACGTCGCGCGTGGGCGCCGGGGGAGTCGTCTCACGAGGCTTCATCGCTTCGGCGCGCATTTCGTTGGTGACTTCGCGGCGCATCCACCCGATGCGGAAGGCCTCGTTGTAGACGGGGGAGCACTTCAAGCACGACGTTGCGCGTGACGGCTTGCGGTGGCGGTAAACGGTGTGACCCGAGGGGCACATGCCTACCCAGGCAGCGAGTTCGCGCGCCGTCTCACCGGTGTGGCGAACGCCGCCGACGTAGCCCAGCTCGCGGGCGATGCTGAGCCAGCGGCGGTTGTGGCCCTCGCGGGGCCCGGCCAACGCATGCGCAACCTCGTGCAAGAGCGTTTGGTAATTTTCTTCGTCATCAAAGCGTGCGGCAAGGTAACGCGACACGGTTATGCGCTTGCGGGTGAAATCGCACAACCCAGCGCGCACCTTCGCGTGATCAAACGCAAACGTCCACGATGAATCTAGATGTTGGGTAATGAGGGCCTCGGCCCATACCCTCACGCGATCGAGATCTGACACACTTTGAGCCTACGCCGGACTTCAGACACGGGCCCGGTGGGCTGTGGAAACTGAGATCGTGTAGTGCGGCTGTTGCTCGTTTTGGTCGCCGAAATCCAACGTGTCTTCGCCGAAATCCAGCGTGTCCGGGTCATTGCGCAGCGTCGCCTCGGCCTCCGCGCTCGCCTGCTCAGCGGCGATGGAAACCGAAACTTCGTCGGCGTGCGCCGTCGACTCCCGTGCCAGTCGACGCTCAACGGCATCGATCGCCAAGAACGTCGTTTCCAGCTCGGCGTCGTTTGCGCCAGACTGCTGGCGGAAGAAAAGTGAACGCTTGAATGCGGCACGGGCGTCGTCGAGCGCGCCCGCATCGAAGTGAACCTTGCCAAGGTGCTGCATGGCAAACGCGGCAATGTGCGGCCATCCCTGACCCTCAGCCTCGTTCGCACATGTCGTCAGTTCGGCGACGGCCGCAGGAAATCCGCCTCGCCAGTGCACAACCGATGCGTGCAAAACGCGAGCGCGCAACAGGTCCTTGCGTGTGCCTGCCATGCGCGCCAACCGCACCGATTGTTCCGACACCTTCAGGGCATCGTCGAGCTCGTTCAACATCTTCAGCAGAAATACCCGTTCCAGCAGGGCAGCCAGCGAACGCTGATCAGCAATCTGCTCCAGGCGGTCACGGCACTCGCTCAGGTCGACGCGCTCGCGAAGGGTGTCTCGGTCATACCCAAGAATGAGGCTCATGAAATCTCCCTGCGACGGCGATGCTTCCAGTGTGCCCCGGGAAATCAGCAGGATCGGCCGGGCACGCCGCCCGTGCGAGGATCCATTGGTTAACGCTCGAAGAGCGATTTCGACGGTGCAGGAGATGCGACGGCATCGGCGTCAGTGACGATAGCGGAACCACGGCAGAAGCCGCGCGCATCGGCTCCCGCAAGAAGCTGGGCGGGGTGAGGGCCGGCGGCCAAGAGTCGCGGCAACCACTCGGTCGGCAGTTCACTCGCCGATGCCGCCATCACCAGGTTGCCGAAACGGCGACCCTTGAGAACTTGCGCTTCGGCGAGCACAGCCACATGCGGCAGCACCGACTGAATTGTCGCGAGCTGCCCGCGCGCGAACGCGAGCCCAGGCGCATCGGCGACGTTTACCAGCAGTACCCCGTCGGCGCGCAGAAGTCCCGCCGCCGCGCGATAGAACTCGACAGACGTGAGGTGCGCAGGCGTGCGCGCTCCCGAATAGACGTCGCTGACGAGCAGATCGACATCTCCGGTCATGGAAGCGGGCAATCGCCTGAGGCCCGCACGGGCATCACCAATGCGCACACGAATCTGCGCGTCACGATTCAGCGGAAGATTTTCACGCACCAAGTCCCACAGGGGCTGCTCAAGCTCAATAACCTGCTGACGCGAACCCGGCCGCGTCGCCGCCACATACCGCGGAATGGTGAGTGCGCCGCCGCCGAGGTGCACGGCCGTGATCGGAGCCCCCTTGTCGCGGAACACATCGATCACCGCACCCATGCGCGCAACGTATTCAAAGTGAAGGTGGGTGGGATCGGCCAGGTCGACGTGCGACTGCGGCGTTTCGCCAACCATCAGCTCGAACCCCGAGACGTATGGTGACACGATGACCTGCGCCGTGGTTCCGTCGCTCAAGGCGGCAGACGGAACCGTGGCCTCCTGACGCTGACGGCCCACTATGCGCTCGCTTGCGGGGCGGAGACGCCGCGACGCACCGTGATGGTGAGGCCGCGGCGAGAGAGAGCGGCGGCCGTTACGCCATTGCCATCGATGAGCGCGCCGCTGAATGACCCGTCGTAGATCCGGCCGCAACCGCATGAGGGGCTGCGGTCCTGCAAAATCGCGTGCGTTGCGCCAAGCGCAACAGCCGCATCCGCGACGCGTTCGGCGCCGGCAACGAACTCCGCGGTAACGTCGCCGCCGGTGTTTGTCACGACACGCGCTGTGCCATCGAGCACAGCGGAACCATCACCGCCGACGATTTCTGCGGCAGGTCGAGGGGTGGGTAACTCGCCAAGCACTTCGGCGCACAGCGGGATCATCTCGCCACGCTGAACCGCGGCGACAATCTCCGCATCCGGTTTCGCGCGCCCGTCATAACGGCACGCGGCACCCGCCAAACAGGCCGACACAATCGTGCGGGTTGATTCAGTCATCGCTTTGCCTCCACGATCCAGCCTACGCCGGGGCAGAATAGCCTCATGACGCGTGAACTCGAGGCTGGATCGGTCGTACTCCTTACTGGTGCTGGGATGGGCATGGGGGAGCTCTACGCGCACCGTGCTGCCCAAACGGGAGCGGCAGGCATCGCGTTGTGGGACATCAACCGTGAGCAGGTCGAACGTGTTGCCGCTGATCTCACGAAGCGCGGCGTGACGGCGCGGGCATACGTCGTCAACATCGCCGACCGGGAGGCCGTGGCGCAGGTTGCCGAGCAGACCCTCGCTGACTTTGGGCACGTTGATGTGCTGATCAATAACGCGGGAGTTGTGCGCGGTAAGCGGTTCTGGGAGCACGACAGTGAACGTGACATTGAGTTCACGATGCAGGTCAATGCCCTCGCCCCGATGTGGATTACCCGGGCTTTTCTGCCCAGCATGATGACGCGTGGCCACCGTGCGCGGATCCTCAACATTGCGTCAGCTGCGGGCACCCTCGCGAACCCAGGCATGAGCGTCTACGCCTCCAGTAAATGGTCCATGATCGGTTGGAGTGAATCGCTGCGCCTCGAACTGGAAGCCGATGACCACCCGCAGATTACGGTGACCACGTTTTGCCCGAGCTACATCTCGACTGGCATGTTCGCCGGTGCGCGCGGCCCGCTCCTGACGCCCATCATGACGCCGGAAAAGGCAGTCACCGCCGCATGGAACGGCATGATGGCAGGCACCCCCATGGTCACTCGACCGTGGACAGTCAAGCTTGCCATGGCGCTTCGTGGTGTGCTCCCGACGCGCGCATGGGATGTGATCGCCAGGCGCGTGTTTCATGTCTACTCGTCAATGGACAAGTTCACCGGACGCCCGGGTAGCGCCAGCTAAATCTTCTGGTTCTGCTTCGGGATCCACACCTGCTGGATCACGATCAGAATGGCGGCCGCGATCGGGATGGCAATGAACGCGCCGAGAAGGCCAAGCAGCGAGCCGCCAGCGACAGCGCCGATCACGACGAGGGGCGCCGGCACGGCCACGGCCTTGTTCATTACGCGCGGAGTCAGCACGTATGCCTCGATCTGCATATAGACGAAATAGACGAGCGCAAAGATGAGTGCGGCCATTGGATTCGCGAGCAACGCAATGACGCTCGCGATACCCCAAAACAGCACGGTTCCGATCATCGGGATGATGGTGATGCAGAACGCAATGACGCCCATGAGTACTGCGAACGGTAGCTGAAGAATGAGAAAGAGCACGGCTGTGAAGGCCGCATTCATGGCGGCCAGAATGACCATGCCACCCACATAAGATCCGGTGGAACTCATCACTTGCTCGGCCAGGTCGTTGACCCGCTCACGCGAGCGCGCCGCCACGAGCTGCACCATCGAGTTCTTCATTTGTGGCAGGGTCGCGACGAAGTAAATCGACAGGACAAGAACGATGATGAGGCCGGACGTCAGGTTGATCAGCGAAGCGCCCGTCTGTAACGCGCCACCGCCAATGGCCGCGATGTTTGCGGGATCGGTGATGAAAGCCTGAATCTGCGCCACGAAGGTGCCAAGCCCATCGTCAAAGAATTCGTTAAGCGTCGCGTAGAGATCGCTTGCCCGAAAGTCTTTAATCATCGTCGGGATGTAGCCGATGAACACCATGAGCTGGGTAGCGAAGGTGGGGATGACAACGCCGAGCACACCGGCACCGACCGCAAGGAGGCCGACCATGGTGGCCACGACGCTCCAGGTGCGCGACCAACCGAGCTTTTGCAGGCGTCGCACGATGGGTTGGAGCCCGAGAGCGATAAAGATCGCGAAGACGATGTAGATGATGACGCTGGTCAGATCGCGAATGGCGAAGCCGAGCACCAGCGCGCCGAGGGCACCGAGGGTCAGCAGAAAGCCGGTACGAAACGGGTTCGACAGACCCCACTGGCGGCTCTGCCCGGCGGGCAGTGCATCGGACAGTGCGACCTCTTCTGTCTGCTGCTTCGTCAACGCTGGTTGCGTGAGGGTCGTTGCCGCTGGTTCCGGCACAGCCGGTTCTGGCGCCTTCGAATCTGACATGAGGAGCCTTTCGCAGTGGTGGCCGATAGTGATGAAACTACCGGCCACGCATAAGACGGGGGAAACGTTAGACCGAGGAGAGAGCGTTCTTTTTCAGTGCGGCGTACTCCTCAGCCGTGATGTCACCGGCCTCCAACAGGGCTTTCGCGCGCGCAATCTGGTCGACGGGAGCGTTGCCAGCGACCTCGCGAATGTATGAGTCTGCGGCGTTCTGCGCAGCCTTTTGTTGCTCTTGTGAACGCTTCGCCATACCGGGGCCGCGCGCGATCAGGTAGACGAGGGTGGAGAGGAACGGCACGAAGACAAGAAAGACGAACCAGATCGCCTTCTGCCAGCCCTTGATCGTGTGATCGCGGAAGAGATCCACGATCACCGAAATCACGGCCATGAGAGCCGTGATGAAGACGAAAGCCGTGAGGCAAATCAGTACAAGATTCCAGAACCAAGACCAGATGTCGCCGAGCATGGGGATCCTCCAAATTGAGATGGTGTGACGCGGGTTTTGTTCTCAAGGTATGACAAGCACGCCCCCCACGCATAGACTCAACCCAAATCGTGACTCGGTCGCGCACGCTGCAAGGAGTGAAATGTCGAACTCTGTGCCCACGGTCGAAAGGTCGCCAGCGCAGCGCCCCGCGAGGACAAGCCGCGTGCGGACAGTATTTTCGGCCGTCTGCCTCACGCTCGCGGTACTCATCGCACCGGTGATTGTGACATCGACGGCTGCCGGTATCGCCCTCACTAATACCGACCGATTTGTCGACACTTTTGCGCCAGTGGCCACCGACCCGGAGTTGCAGGCCGTCGTGTCGCAAACGCTCGGCGACGCCGCCGTTGAAGCGGTCGCGCAACATGATCCGGCAGGCGCGCTCGAGCGCTATTTGAAAGATTCGGGGGCATCCCAAGCCGTACAGTTGAGCGCTCGCCTGCTCGGCGCCTACGCAGTTCAGGGGCTGGAGACCGCGGCCCGCGAAAACATTGACACGTTCGTCTCCTCAGAAAACTTCGCCACGCTGTGGGCTGCATCGCTCAGTACCGTGCATCGAACGCTGGTCGGTGCGGTTGCCGACGAGGCCGATGATGCCCTGTTGCGGTTGGATGCTGACGGAACCATGTGGCTGAACTCGACGGTGGTTGCGCAGGCGGCTGTCGACTTTGTGGAGCCCCGATCGTCAACGATCGCCGGCTTTATCCCCACCGAGAACATTGCCGACGTCAAGCTCGCCCAGGATCCAGCGTTCGCGCAGGTGCGCACGATCGCACGATCCGTGCCGTTGCTCATTACGGTTCCGCTGGCCGTTGGCGTCATTCTCCTTGCGGCTGGTGTCGTACTCGCGCAGCGCAGAT
This window encodes:
- a CDS encoding LuxR C-terminal-related transcriptional regulator, translated to MHRHEHVPVRVVSGVFGAGKTSALISWAQNRDDAAGYLVWVALDTDVRARDSFWLLFLHHLEALSVPVDADLTIALLDQETHGPRLPALLARQLERSGVLTLVVDAGAEYIDDGVARDIVRLVDLCPELRVVIATRQGATDRESVARLGDRLALVDPVLLAFSPAEARQLAGAEGITLDAQRAKQIIDATGGWAAAVHAAIRSASRDDDWVAGLAERLLDEVRTHPGYGALRVLGLADSIAPHDVMELGLGDVADDIVNELVLRGVATRDERKVALQPIIRFALQTEFEAQAPQEFKEAHRQWARHRLRHDVARAAYAHAVASEDWPLAARAYRRYLLAITERERRPATRPIPSAALRAQPILRFAVALDDLSNGRRARALQGFAAMLAVAQGRQLAHRTATIDDIWIRTLVMVSLRLLGQHEMARSALRGLTRMAHSIDDRDEEIVEGRSKLLTQGATTLILSGHLTEASDHLEEAGLTPLIGRPPLERARVLSMIAMVDALRGDIRTASAALAECDALSLPTGLGDSYTGLPAMVAGALVALERGDWATADAFLRRTDTHAPTTEFWAVLLQAGTMLEWHRQGAPAALGYLEQGMEQHVHRGTQSPFATHTLHVLRITLLIAVGRFVEAKEALAGVPQRRSRRWTLMKAYSELFSGDPNRANALAVSSLRQADTPRERIALLVIAAAASHRVGDTTMSARYAASASAEARKFQLWQVLTLIPKPEAAILFAGESDVLDAIRHSRTFPLAAASLGVLSARELVVLRQLIDDATIEQIAKDLSVSRNTVKSQLRAVYRKLGVNNRAEAVSEARRLHLL
- a CDS encoding 2-phosphosulfolactate phosphatase; the protein is MSFDDQSTYQVRAEWGVAGLRRLAPADIVIVVDALRFTTTVTDRVAAGDVVPLDDDAFAVSINGAVVAAAAADTGAIVLAGSLRNAKAVADAVLAIQHERAARTSIAVIACGERVSRDSAEVRFAVEDQLAAGAIISALSDLGIDHTSPDAAVMGEGARALSRACVHLFLASASGRELVEMGRRDEVVSAATRDAIDAVAILRDGVFEALVTN
- a CDS encoding SprT-like domain-containing protein, with amino-acid sequence MSDLDRVRVWAEALITQHLDSSWTFAFDHAKVRAGLCDFTRKRITVSRYLAARFDDEENYQTLLHEVAHALAGPREGHNRRWLSIARELGYVGGVRHTGETARELAAWVGMCPSGHTVYRHRKPSRATSCLKCSPVYNEAFRIGWMRREVTNEMRAEAMKPRETTPPAPTRDVQPTYHGESLF
- a CDS encoding spermidine synthase yields the protein MVGETPQSHVDLADPTHLHFEYVARMGAVIDVFRDKGAPITAVHLGGGALTIPRYVAATRPGSRQQVIELEQPLWDLVRENLPLNRDAQIRVRIGDARAGLRRLPASMTGDVDLLVSDVYSGARTPAHLTSVEFYRAAAGLLRADGVLLVNVADAPGLAFARGQLATIQSVLPHVAVLAEAQVLKGRRFGNLVMAASASELPTEWLPRLLAAGPHPAQLLAGADARGFCRGSAIVTDADAVASPAPSKSLFER
- a CDS encoding DUF523 domain-containing protein; this translates as MTESTRTIVSACLAGAACRYDGRAKPDAEIVAAVQRGEMIPLCAEVLGELPTPRPAAEIVGGDGSAVLDGTARVVTNTGGDVTAEFVAGAERVADAAVALGATHAILQDRSPSCGCGRIYDGSFSGALIDGNGVTAAALSRRGLTITVRRGVSAPQASA
- a CDS encoding SDR family oxidoreductase, with amino-acid sequence MTRELEAGSVVLLTGAGMGMGELYAHRAAQTGAAGIALWDINREQVERVAADLTKRGVTARAYVVNIADREAVAQVAEQTLADFGHVDVLINNAGVVRGKRFWEHDSERDIEFTMQVNALAPMWITRAFLPSMMTRGHRARILNIASAAGTLANPGMSVYASSKWSMIGWSESLRLELEADDHPQITVTTFCPSYISTGMFAGARGPLLTPIMTPEKAVTAAWNGMMAGTPMVTRPWTVKLAMALRGVLPTRAWDVIARRVFHVYSSMDKFTGRPGSAS
- a CDS encoding AI-2E family transporter; the protein is MSDSKAPEPAVPEPAATTLTQPALTKQQTEEVALSDALPAGQSRQWGLSNPFRTGFLLTLGALGALVLGFAIRDLTSVIIYIVFAIFIALGLQPIVRRLQKLGWSRTWSVVATMVGLLAVGAGVLGVVIPTFATQLMVFIGYIPTMIKDFRASDLYATLNEFFDDGLGTFVAQIQAFITDPANIAAIGGGALQTGASLINLTSGLIIVLVLSIYFVATLPQMKNSMVQLVAARSRERVNDLAEQVMSSTGSYVGGMVILAAMNAAFTAVLFLILQLPFAVLMGVIAFCITIIPMIGTVLFWGIASVIALLANPMAALIFALVYFVYMQIEAYVLTPRVMNKAVAVPAPLVVIGAVAGGSLLGLLGAFIAIPIAAAILIVIQQVWIPKQNQKI
- a CDS encoding SHOCT domain-containing protein, with the protein product MLGDIWSWFWNLVLICLTAFVFITALMAVISVIVDLFRDHTIKGWQKAIWFVFLVFVPFLSTLVYLIARGPGMAKRSQEQQKAAQNAADSYIREVAGNAPVDQIARAKALLEAGDITAEEYAALKKNALSSV